From the genome of Blautia pseudococcoides, one region includes:
- a CDS encoding chloride channel protein — translation MNHRVKRMYQTYRELFILGLLGIPIGLVIGGIDAVFGRVLLAITDFRDGHPMQLIPFLSLAGVLIAFCYLKFGGKSSKGMNLIFEVGHGEEEVIPLKLIPFIISGTWITHLFGGSAGREGVAVQIGATFSHWVGRRIPLENSSHIFLVTGMAAGFAGLFQTPIAAVFFAMEVLVAGALEYQALFPAVTAAFTASAASSFLGLEKFSFVLTTQLNLDIPNMGKLVLLGILFGIVGGAFAWTLKYMKGKLAVLWREPVLRIFFMGLILSALLLILYKGRYAGLGTNLIHASLYGEKIYRYDWILKFLLTILTLAAGFQGGEVTPLFSIGASLGVAAGPLFGLPVEFAAALGYASVFGSATNTFLAPVLIGTEVFGFAYLPYFFVVCTFSYLFNLNKSIYSLQKLMDRH, via the coding sequence ATGAATCACAGAGTAAAAAGAATGTATCAGACCTACAGAGAATTATTCATTCTGGGACTGCTGGGAATCCCTATTGGATTGGTCATAGGGGGAATTGACGCGGTGTTCGGAAGAGTTCTGCTGGCGATCACTGATTTCAGGGACGGTCATCCCATGCAGCTTATCCCGTTTTTGTCTTTGGCAGGCGTCCTGATTGCCTTCTGCTATCTCAAATTCGGGGGAAAGAGCAGTAAGGGGATGAACCTTATTTTTGAAGTGGGGCATGGTGAGGAGGAAGTGATTCCGTTGAAGCTGATCCCATTTATCATTTCCGGGACATGGATCACCCATTTGTTCGGCGGAAGTGCCGGGAGGGAAGGCGTGGCAGTGCAGATTGGAGCCACATTTTCCCATTGGGTGGGCAGGAGGATCCCGCTGGAAAACAGCTCCCATATTTTTCTGGTAACAGGGATGGCAGCCGGATTCGCCGGTCTGTTTCAGACGCCTATAGCGGCGGTGTTTTTCGCAATGGAGGTTCTGGTGGCCGGTGCGCTGGAATACCAGGCGCTGTTTCCCGCTGTTACGGCTGCCTTTACGGCCAGTGCGGCGTCAAGCTTTCTGGGGCTGGAAAAATTTTCATTTGTGCTGACTACACAACTGAATCTGGATATTCCCAATATGGGAAAACTGGTGCTGCTGGGAATCCTGTTTGGGATTGTAGGAGGGGCGTTTGCCTGGACGTTAAAATATATGAAAGGAAAGCTTGCCGTGCTGTGGAGGGAGCCGGTACTCAGGATTTTTTTCATGGGGCTGATCTTGAGTGCCCTGCTGCTTATACTCTATAAAGGCAGATATGCAGGTCTTGGAACGAACTTGATCCATGCAAGCCTTTATGGTGAGAAGATTTATAGATATGACTGGATATTAAAATTCCTTCTTACTATACTCACATTGGCTGCAGGCTTCCAGGGCGGGGAGGTGACGCCCCTGTTTTCCATCGGTGCGAGCCTTGGGGTGGCAGCAGGACCATTGTTTGGCCTTCCTGTTGAATTTGCCGCGGCACTGGGGTATGCCAGTGTCTTTGGGAGCGCCACGAATACGTTCCTGGCACCGGTGCTCATTGGTACGGAGGTGTTTGGATTTGCCTATCTGCCGTATTTCTTTGTGGTATGCACGTTTTCCTATTTGTTTAATCTGAATAAATCTATTTATTCCCTCCAAAAGTTAATGGACAGGCATTGA
- a CDS encoding ATP-binding protein — protein sequence MPSKKYAVVDKNQCVACGACMNVCPKEAVHLWKGCYAAPAPDKCIGCGKCAKICPAGCIQIRNRGEQK from the coding sequence ATGCCCTCAAAAAAATATGCGGTTGTTGACAAAAACCAATGTGTCGCCTGCGGCGCATGTATGAATGTCTGTCCAAAAGAAGCTGTACATTTATGGAAAGGATGCTATGCTGCCCCTGCCCCGGATAAATGTATAGGGTGCGGCAAATGTGCTAAGATATGCCCGGCGGGATGTATCCAGATCAGGAATCGAGGTGAACAGAAATGA
- a CDS encoding 4Fe-4S binding protein: protein MRTKHWYDHLWIWSIVYFALGFFNILFAWLGMIDFLLPLMIAVFGGNKWFCNHMCGRGQLFHLLGSSLKCSRNKTTPGWMVSKWFRYGFLLFFLTMFGNMVFQTWLVASGANSLKEVIQLFWTIKVPWGWTYTAGTVTDWAAKFSFGFYSLMLTSTLIGLAVMLLYKPRSWCTFCPMGTMTQTICKLKNKEESTP from the coding sequence ATGAGAACAAAACACTGGTATGATCATCTTTGGATATGGTCCATCGTTTATTTTGCTTTGGGATTTTTTAATATTTTATTTGCCTGGCTTGGAATGATCGACTTTCTGCTTCCCCTCATGATCGCTGTCTTCGGAGGAAACAAATGGTTCTGTAATCACATGTGCGGCAGAGGCCAGCTCTTTCATCTTCTCGGCAGCTCCCTCAAATGTTCACGAAATAAAACCACCCCGGGATGGATGGTTTCCAAATGGTTCCGCTATGGCTTTCTCCTCTTCTTTCTTACCATGTTCGGCAATATGGTATTCCAGACCTGGCTGGTGGCATCCGGAGCCAACAGTTTAAAAGAGGTGATCCAGTTGTTCTGGACTATAAAGGTTCCCTGGGGCTGGACTTATACGGCCGGTACGGTTACAGACTGGGCAGCAAAATTCAGTTTTGGTTTCTACAGCCTTATGCTGACCTCCACTCTGATCGGGCTGGCTGTGATGCTGCTCTATAAACCAAGGAGCTGGTGCACGTTCTGCCCTATGGGGACAATGACACAGACCATATGTAAATTGAAAAATAAAGAGGAATCCACGCCTTGA
- a CDS encoding CoA-acylating methylmalonate-semialdehyde dehydrogenase: MSEIKRMKYLAGGQWLDTRSGKYTPVYNPSTGEVQAEIPSCTTEEVAYAIECAKKAFPAWRDTPVMKRVQILYKFRDLLDQHWDELTECCAREHGKNWKESAGDIAKVKEPVELACGTPTLMMGESMMDTSKGYDTVSYREPLGVFAGIAPFNFPGMIPMGWMTPICIATGNTIVIKAASKTPLTALRCAELWQEAGLPDGVLNIVTCTRQESEQFLTHPDVKGICFVGTTGVGKHIYGIAAANGKRVQAQTEAKNHALVLEDAALERTARGIINSAFGCAGERCMALPVVVAQESIADKLVELLVKFAGELKVGPAYDKTTDLGPVVDASHKAKVVKWIEKGVEEGARLVLDGRGITVPGYENGFYLGPTIFDHVTEDMAIGQQEIFGPVLAVKRCKDFDEGIEMMNRNPFANGSVIYTQSGYYSREFARRTDGGMVGINVGIPVPAGIFSFSGHKDSFFGDLHCLGKDGVRFFTEIKAVTTHWFDEEEKKAKEVDTWEGSVGGSM, encoded by the coding sequence ATGAGTGAGATCAAAAGAATGAAATACCTGGCAGGAGGGCAGTGGCTGGACACAAGATCAGGAAAATACACACCTGTGTATAACCCAAGCACCGGAGAGGTGCAGGCAGAAATCCCAAGCTGTACCACTGAGGAAGTGGCATACGCCATTGAATGTGCAAAAAAGGCGTTCCCGGCCTGGCGTGATACACCTGTGATGAAGAGGGTGCAGATCCTGTACAAGTTCCGTGATCTGCTGGACCAGCACTGGGATGAGCTGACGGAGTGCTGTGCAAGAGAACACGGAAAGAACTGGAAGGAATCTGCCGGTGATATCGCAAAGGTGAAAGAACCTGTGGAACTGGCCTGCGGAACCCCTACCCTCATGATGGGAGAATCCATGATGGACACTTCCAAAGGATATGACACAGTCAGCTACCGTGAGCCTCTGGGTGTATTTGCGGGAATAGCTCCTTTTAATTTCCCGGGTATGATTCCCATGGGATGGATGACGCCTATCTGCATCGCGACCGGCAATACCATTGTTATCAAAGCCGCTTCCAAGACACCTCTGACTGCGCTGCGCTGCGCAGAGCTGTGGCAGGAAGCAGGCCTTCCGGACGGCGTGCTGAACATTGTGACCTGCACCAGGCAGGAATCTGAGCAGTTCCTGACACATCCCGATGTAAAAGGTATCTGTTTTGTGGGTACCACAGGTGTGGGGAAACACATATACGGTATTGCGGCGGCCAACGGCAAAAGGGTACAGGCACAGACAGAGGCCAAGAACCATGCCCTGGTGCTGGAAGACGCAGCTTTGGAGCGTACCGCAAGAGGTATAATCAATTCCGCTTTCGGCTGTGCGGGAGAGCGCTGTATGGCTCTGCCTGTTGTGGTTGCCCAGGAGAGTATTGCGGACAAACTGGTTGAACTGCTGGTAAAATTCGCGGGTGAATTGAAAGTGGGGCCAGCCTATGACAAGACAACGGATTTGGGTCCGGTGGTAGATGCCTCCCATAAAGCTAAAGTGGTCAAATGGATTGAAAAGGGAGTGGAAGAGGGCGCCCGGCTTGTTCTGGACGGTCGGGGCATCACAGTACCCGGCTATGAAAACGGCTTTTATCTCGGCCCAACCATTTTTGACCATGTGACAGAGGATATGGCGATTGGACAGCAGGAGATTTTTGGCCCGGTTCTGGCTGTGAAGCGCTGTAAAGATTTTGATGAGGGGATTGAAATGATGAACCGCAATCCCTTTGCCAACGGAAGCGTCATTTATACCCAGAGCGGCTATTACAGCAGAGAGTTTGCCCGCCGCACAGACGGCGGAATGGTGGGCATCAATGTGGGAATCCCGGTACCGGCAGGTATTTTCTCATTCAGCGGCCACAAGGACAGTTTCTTTGGTGACCTGCACTGCCTGGGCAAGGACGGCGTTCGTTTCTTTACGGAGATAAAAGCAGTCACCACCCACTGGTTTGATGAGGAGGAGAAAAAAGCCAAAGAAGTAGATACCTGGGAGGGTTCTGTGGGAGGCAGTATGTAA
- a CDS encoding Na+/H+ antiporter NhaC family protein, which produces MKNKEKKPRRPNRAEALSCLIVMILVMLIGTVKGFDLSVSLFVTAAYVGIIGLNCGYTLHELLEAMYHKAGELTDLFFLLCGIGFLTASFVFAGTIPALITYLLKFVTPSLCILLGFLFTAVTAFFIGTSFGTCGTIGVAMIGLAIVMDVNLPAMAGAVVSGSHVGLFLSPMADNFNLVASVTKSDSLTVMKRAAYIGIPTFLACILFYTILGFATGSSQGVFDNAVLSEGLASVFNISPIALIPIVVVVAGSFMKLPSVVSLFGGGMIGIAIGSLLNGFSFWKGLAAGYSGFDLTTITGISTDAVLPEIVTLCNRGGMLSMSSLFVILFAAVGVAGIMIKIRVVEVIVETLFGKIRSLFGLAVSSWCIGSITGAITNSSAISILMPIEMLEDKYRELGYSALDCAVVSNTAASPMLSIIPWTDVAVYMSGVVGVSAAVYAPYSMWSWGLGLMGILCSIFKAGYKR; this is translated from the coding sequence ATGAAAAATAAGGAGAAAAAACCACGCAGGCCAAACAGGGCTGAAGCGCTGTCCTGTCTTATTGTGATGATTCTTGTAATGCTGATCGGTACGGTAAAAGGATTTGATCTTTCGGTATCTCTTTTTGTTACAGCGGCTTATGTGGGGATCATAGGATTAAACTGCGGATATACTCTGCACGAGCTCTTGGAGGCAATGTATCACAAGGCCGGGGAACTGACGGACTTATTTTTTCTTTTGTGCGGGATTGGATTTCTGACGGCTTCTTTTGTATTTGCAGGTACCATACCTGCCCTGATCACTTATCTGCTGAAATTTGTGACGCCCAGTCTTTGTATTTTACTGGGTTTTTTGTTTACCGCAGTTACAGCTTTTTTCATTGGCACCAGTTTTGGCACCTGCGGAACTATCGGGGTGGCTATGATAGGGCTTGCCATTGTAATGGATGTGAATCTTCCTGCAATGGCCGGAGCGGTGGTGTCAGGATCACATGTGGGACTGTTTCTCTCACCTATGGCGGATAACTTTAATCTGGTTGCGTCAGTTACCAAATCGGATTCCCTTACGGTAATGAAACGTGCTGCTTATATTGGGATACCCACGTTTCTTGCGTGTATCCTATTCTATACCATATTAGGTTTTGCAACCGGTTCTTCACAAGGGGTTTTTGACAATGCCGTGCTTTCAGAGGGGCTGGCCTCTGTTTTTAATATCAGTCCCATCGCCCTGATTCCCATTGTGGTGGTGGTTGCAGGCAGCTTTATGAAGCTGCCTTCTGTGGTCTCTTTGTTTGGGGGCGGTATGATAGGAATCGCCATTGGTTCCCTGCTGAATGGTTTTTCTTTCTGGAAAGGGCTTGCTGCAGGCTATAGTGGTTTTGATCTGACAACCATTACCGGAATTTCCACAGATGCTGTTTTACCGGAGATTGTTACGCTGTGCAACCGGGGCGGTATGCTTTCCATGTCCTCTCTGTTTGTGATCTTGTTTGCTGCCGTGGGAGTTGCCGGCATTATGATAAAGATCAGAGTGGTTGAGGTGATCGTGGAGACTTTGTTTGGGAAGATCCGTTCTCTTTTTGGCCTTGCAGTCAGCAGTTGGTGTATCGGCTCCATAACAGGGGCGATCACAAACAGCTCTGCGATCTCCATACTCATGCCCATAGAGATGCTGGAGGATAAATACAGGGAGTTGGGATATTCGGCCCTGGATTGTGCGGTGGTATCCAACACGGCCGCAAGCCCCATGCTCAGTATCATTCCGTGGACAGACGTGGCTGTTTATATGTCCGGCGTTGTGGGCGTTTCAGCCGCAGTCTATGCACCTTACAGTATGTGGAGCTGGGGACTGGGGTTGATGGGCATACTCTGCAGTATTTTTAAAGCAGGCTACAAGAGATAA
- a CDS encoding EamA family transporter, which translates to MWVFFAFGSALFAGLTSILAKCGIRKTDSTAATALRTIVVLLFSWLMVFLAGSQRQIKNIDLKTILFLTLSGLATGASWLCYFKALQLGDINKVVPVDKSSTIMTILMAAVLLQEEITRFKGIGVVLIAVGTYMMIEKKGKKQAAPENNRWLFFALGSAVFASLTAILGKIGISHVESNLGTAVRTGVVLVMSWIMVAVTGKQKELRHIPKKELGFIFLSGLATGGSWLCYYKALQDGPASVVVPIDKLSILVTVFFSYLVFHEKLSLRSAAGLVQITAGTLLMLL; encoded by the coding sequence ATGTGGGTCTTCTTTGCTTTTGGGTCTGCTCTTTTTGCAGGCCTCACTTCCATACTGGCAAAATGCGGAATCCGGAAAACAGATTCCACTGCTGCCACTGCTCTGCGCACAATTGTGGTACTGCTTTTTTCGTGGCTGATGGTATTTCTGGCCGGTTCCCAGCGCCAGATAAAAAATATAGATTTAAAAACCATCTTATTTTTGACCTTGTCCGGCCTTGCCACGGGTGCCAGCTGGCTGTGCTACTTTAAAGCCTTACAGTTGGGCGATATCAATAAAGTAGTCCCTGTGGATAAATCCAGCACGATTATGACAATCCTGATGGCAGCCGTCCTGCTTCAGGAAGAGATCACCCGGTTTAAGGGAATTGGGGTGGTTCTGATCGCTGTGGGTACCTATATGATGATTGAAAAGAAAGGCAAAAAACAGGCAGCTCCTGAAAACAACCGCTGGCTGTTTTTTGCCTTAGGTTCCGCAGTATTTGCCAGCCTGACTGCCATCCTTGGAAAAATCGGCATCTCCCATGTGGAGTCCAATCTGGGAACGGCTGTCCGCACTGGCGTGGTATTGGTAATGTCCTGGATCATGGTTGCAGTTACAGGAAAACAAAAAGAACTACGGCATATACCTAAAAAAGAATTGGGTTTCATTTTCCTGTCAGGGCTGGCCACCGGCGGCTCCTGGCTGTGTTATTATAAAGCCCTGCAGGATGGACCTGCCAGTGTTGTTGTTCCCATAGACAAGCTGAGTATACTGGTTACTGTTTTCTTTTCCTACCTGGTATTTCACGAGAAACTATCCCTGAGATCAGCAGCGGGACTTGTTCAAATTACAGCAGGCACTTTACTCATGCTGCTGTAA
- a CDS encoding multicopper oxidase domain-containing protein, with the protein MELCNYMQKPNIRMYRIEAIEIPIVYNKYGDHDPNGLLYVLQKDAGRIKRGALANFNRPDPQPYEGVKPLVIRANLGEEIHIYFRHSLKRDLSIHVQGLRYDVQTSDGASVGMNQDSTTRNEIVYTWYAEKEGVYLFSDMGDTRSSEEGTNIHGLFGAMIVEAPESVWLDPETGEELESGLFADIYHPAKPSFREYAVFFHDELEIKNKEGNTPTDPHTGLPSATTGISYRSEPMRNRLPLTENHADTAEDISMSSWAYGDPAPPILKAYVGDPAKIRLVHGGVKETHVFHLHNHQWRLENDNPNSTILDSVSISPQECYTLDILHGAGSLNGMVGDAIFHCHLYPHFHEGMWTLWRIYDRLQDGSGKLPDGMPIPRLIPLKDRKQPPLKDREHPGYPNFINGQFGMRPLQPPLGILDADGNNKIVPTPLEADNFVDAFEPGALYTDTCPCHTDCGCEWGEAEEGKVKVFEIAAVQAKVVYNKYGWHDPQGRFFVLKEELERHGGLEAYIQKVEAQEIQVEPLVIRANDGDCIEVRFTNLLPEYIEASPFQMETLTDIVGYHIHLVKFDTIVSDGAANGWNNIAGARRYETLVERFFANAELRTVFFHDHLFANTHQQHGMFGALVIEEAGATFHDVETGEALKFGTKAVIRRRDGTSFREFALFLHDFALLFDGNGKPLNPPEVPGSHHDPGVMGINYRCEPMRERLSDTADPAYIFSSIVHGDPATPLLETYPGDELMIRLLDGAHEEQHVLNVTGMYWRKEIADIHSPLAASQSIGISEAFNLQIRKNYNCGDYLYYSGGIDDAWLGLWGIIRVYDKKQAHLKPLCKNELGILPLPMCPGRDSVVRKYEIAAIKTDILYNKYGDHDPDGLIFVPADEVEQVLCGKYQPKPLILRANAGDWIEVTLHNMMGPDIPYFDYPRVPLDKKHRPSNRVSLNPQFLQYDPICDSGINVGYNNREQTVGPGESKKYLWHADQEYGSCIIQSFGDLRNHRYHGLFGAIIIEPPASRWYQNFMLKSGVYQEQAVITAPGTETFREFVVFIQNGIRLEDAEGNVIRTAQGDDTDPVEAEDTGEKGYNYRSERFANRLRRDSRIAKVFSSKVHGDPATPVFKAYTGDRVIFRTMMPADKPRNVGFAVHGHMWKEQPDDFHSRVIPIQGAISVGNKFEMELEKGASCPGDYLYRSGSLKWDVESGMWGIFRVLRQGIGCKCKNTCRKALQCFGRKY; encoded by the coding sequence ATGGAATTATGTAATTATATGCAGAAGCCTAATATCAGAATGTACAGGATCGAGGCCATAGAAATACCAATAGTATATAATAAATACGGCGATCACGATCCGAATGGATTGTTATATGTGCTGCAGAAAGATGCGGGGAGGATAAAGAGAGGCGCGCTGGCGAATTTTAACAGACCGGACCCTCAGCCTTATGAGGGAGTGAAACCGCTGGTCATCCGGGCAAACCTGGGGGAAGAGATCCATATCTACTTCCGGCATTCTCTGAAAAGAGATTTGTCCATCCATGTACAGGGGCTTCGATATGATGTTCAGACCTCCGACGGAGCCAGTGTAGGGATGAATCAGGACAGCACCACAAGAAATGAGATTGTCTATACCTGGTATGCAGAGAAAGAGGGCGTCTATCTGTTCAGTGATATGGGAGATACCAGGAGCAGCGAGGAGGGGACAAATATACATGGCCTCTTTGGGGCCATGATCGTTGAGGCGCCTGAATCTGTCTGGCTGGACCCGGAGACGGGAGAAGAGCTGGAGAGCGGTCTTTTCGCAGATATTTATCATCCTGCCAAGCCATCCTTCCGTGAATATGCTGTGTTTTTCCATGATGAGCTGGAAATAAAAAATAAAGAGGGAAATACCCCAACAGATCCGCACACAGGGCTTCCGTCGGCAACGACTGGAATCAGTTACCGTTCGGAACCTATGAGAAACAGACTTCCCCTGACAGAAAACCATGCGGACACGGCAGAAGATATCTCCATGAGCTCCTGGGCATACGGAGACCCGGCACCGCCGATCCTGAAAGCATATGTGGGAGATCCGGCTAAAATCCGGCTGGTTCACGGAGGCGTGAAAGAAACCCATGTATTCCATCTCCATAATCATCAGTGGAGGCTGGAAAATGATAATCCTAATTCTACGATTTTAGATTCTGTTTCTATAAGCCCCCAGGAATGCTATACGCTGGATATTCTGCACGGGGCGGGAAGCCTGAATGGGATGGTGGGGGATGCTATTTTCCACTGCCATCTATATCCTCATTTCCATGAAGGAATGTGGACACTCTGGAGGATTTATGACCGTCTGCAGGATGGAAGCGGAAAACTTCCGGACGGAATGCCCATACCCAGACTGATACCCCTGAAAGACAGGAAACAGCCGCCGCTAAAAGACCGGGAACATCCGGGATATCCCAATTTTATCAACGGACAGTTTGGAATGCGCCCCCTGCAGCCGCCGCTGGGCATCCTGGATGCTGACGGAAATAATAAGATAGTGCCTACGCCTTTGGAAGCAGATAACTTTGTAGATGCATTTGAACCGGGCGCACTCTATACAGACACCTGCCCCTGCCATACCGATTGCGGATGTGAGTGGGGGGAGGCGGAGGAAGGGAAGGTCAAAGTATTTGAGATAGCGGCCGTACAGGCAAAAGTAGTTTATAACAAATACGGATGGCATGATCCTCAGGGGCGTTTCTTTGTCCTGAAAGAGGAGCTGGAAAGACACGGAGGGCTGGAAGCGTATATCCAGAAGGTGGAAGCTCAGGAAATACAGGTGGAACCGCTGGTGATCCGCGCAAATGACGGTGACTGTATTGAAGTTCGCTTTACAAACCTTCTTCCGGAATATATAGAAGCAAGCCCGTTTCAGATGGAGACACTGACTGACATTGTGGGATATCACATCCATCTGGTGAAATTCGATACAATTGTATCGGACGGAGCAGCCAATGGCTGGAATAATATTGCCGGAGCCAGAAGATACGAGACTCTTGTGGAACGGTTCTTTGCAAATGCGGAATTGAGAACTGTATTTTTCCATGACCATCTGTTTGCAAATACACATCAGCAGCATGGGATGTTCGGAGCATTGGTGATAGAGGAAGCGGGAGCTACATTTCATGATGTGGAAACAGGAGAAGCGCTGAAATTTGGGACCAAAGCTGTTATCCGCAGGCGTGATGGAACCTCTTTCCGGGAATTTGCCTTGTTTCTGCATGATTTTGCCCTGTTATTTGACGGAAACGGAAAACCCCTGAATCCGCCGGAGGTTCCCGGCTCCCACCATGATCCCGGCGTCATGGGGATTAATTACCGGTGTGAACCAATGAGGGAAAGGCTCAGCGATACGGCAGACCCGGCTTATATTTTCAGTTCTATTGTTCATGGAGATCCAGCTACCCCTCTGCTGGAGACATATCCGGGAGATGAGCTGATGATCAGGCTGCTTGACGGGGCTCATGAGGAGCAGCATGTTTTAAACGTCACGGGAATGTACTGGAGAAAAGAAATAGCGGATATCCATTCGCCGCTGGCTGCGTCTCAGTCTATCGGAATATCTGAGGCATTTAACCTTCAGATCCGGAAAAATTATAACTGCGGTGATTATCTCTATTATTCAGGCGGGATTGACGACGCCTGGCTGGGGCTGTGGGGGATCATCCGTGTGTACGATAAAAAGCAGGCACATTTGAAGCCGCTGTGTAAAAATGAATTGGGTATCCTGCCGCTTCCCATGTGTCCCGGCAGAGATTCTGTGGTGCGGAAATATGAAATTGCTGCCATAAAGACGGATATTTTATATAACAAATACGGGGATCATGACCCGGACGGTTTGATTTTCGTTCCGGCGGATGAGGTGGAGCAGGTGCTCTGCGGTAAATATCAGCCTAAGCCATTGATACTCCGGGCAAATGCGGGGGACTGGATTGAAGTCACCCTCCATAACATGATGGGGCCGGATATTCCGTATTTTGACTATCCCCGTGTCCCGCTGGATAAGAAGCATCGCCCTTCCAACAGGGTGTCCTTAAACCCCCAATTTCTTCAGTATGATCCGATCTGTGATTCGGGCATCAATGTGGGATACAACAATCGGGAGCAGACAGTAGGGCCAGGGGAGAGCAAGAAATATCTCTGGCATGCAGATCAGGAATACGGCTCCTGTATCATACAGTCTTTTGGTGATCTGCGGAATCACAGATATCACGGATTATTCGGCGCAATTATCATTGAGCCGCCTGCTTCCAGGTGGTATCAGAATTTTATGCTGAAAAGCGGAGTATATCAGGAACAGGCAGTCATCACAGCGCCCGGGACAGAGACTTTCCGGGAGTTTGTTGTCTTTATCCAGAATGGAATCCGCCTGGAGGATGCAGAGGGCAATGTGATCCGGACGGCGCAGGGGGATGACACGGACCCGGTGGAGGCGGAGGACACAGGCGAAAAAGGATATAATTACCGCTCCGAGCGTTTTGCCAACCGGCTTCGCAGAGACAGCCGGATCGCGAAAGTATTCAGCAGTAAAGTGCATGGAGATCCCGCCACGCCTGTTTTTAAAGCATATACCGGAGACCGTGTTATTTTCCGGACCATGATGCCGGCGGATAAACCGCGTAATGTAGGGTTTGCGGTCCATGGGCATATGTGGAAGGAACAGCCGGATGACTTCCATTCCAGAGTGATCCCCATTCAGGGCGCGATCAGTGTGGGAAACAAATTTGAGATGGAACTTGAAAAGGGCGCATCATGTCCCGGTGATTATCTCTATCGGTCCGGAAGCCTGAAGTGGGATGTGGAATCAGGAATGTGGGGAATATTCAGAGTCCTCAGACAGGGAATCGGGTGTAAATGTAAAAACACATGCAGAAAAGCATTACAGTGTTTCGGCAGAAAATATTAA